The sequence CGCCGACTATGTCCTGATGACCTACGGCACCGGTGCGATCATGGCGGTACCGGGGGAGGACCAGCGCGACTGGGACTTTGCGACGGCCTATGGGCTGGACATCATTCCGACGGTTCAGCGTCCGGAAGGCTGGCAAGGCGAGGCCTACACCGGGGACGGTCCCCGCATCAACAGCGAGTGGCTCGACGGCATCGTCGATACGGCGGAGGCGAAGAGCCGCGCGATCGAATGGCTCGAATCGCGAGAGATCGGCGCCAGAAAGGTCAACTACCGCCTGCGTGATTGGCTCCTGTCACGGCAGCGCTACTGGGGTTGCCCGATCCCGGTGATCCACTGCCCGACGGACGGGATCGTCAAGGTGCCCGAGAACGAACTCCCCATCCTGCTGCCGGACGACGTCGAGTTTCGCCCCACCGGCGAGTCGCCCCTTCGCTACCACGAGGCCTTCCTTCACACGACGTGTCCGACGTGCGGGGGCCCGGCGGAGCGCGAGACGGACACCATGGACACCTTCGTCGACTCGTCCTGGTACTTCCTGCGCTTCTGCAACCCCTGGACGACCGACCATGCCATCGACGTCGAGGCCGCGCGCGCGTGGATGCCCGTCGACCAGTACATCGGCGGGATCGAGCACGCCATCCTGCACCTGTTGTACGCCCGGTTCTACACCCGAGCCCTGGGCGACGTCGGCTTGAGCCCGCGGGAGGTGCGGGAGCCGTTCGCACGGCTGTTCACCCAGGGAATGATCACCATGGACGGCTCGAAGATGTCCAAGTCCAAAGGGAACCTGGTCGCGCCCGAGCGTTACTTCAACTCGGTGGGTGCGGACTCGTTGCGGTTGTACCACCTGTTCGTGGGGCCGCCTGCCGACGACTTCGACTGGAGTGAGCAGACGGATCAGATGCTGGAGGGGTGTCATCGTTTTCTGGGACGCCTGTGGCGCCTCGGGCTGGGTGGCCTGGAGGGCGCCCACGTTGTCGACCGTGATCGTCAAGCATCGGATGTCGAACTGGAAAAAGAGACCCACAGGCTGATCGACCGGATGAGTGCCGACTACGAGCGCTGGTCGTACAACACCGCGGTGGCCCGGGCCATGGAATTTGTCAACCTGGTGTACAAAGCCTTGCAGGGAACGGACGGGGTCGCCCGATCAGTGCTGGACTTCGCGGTCGACTCCCTACTTTTGCTGCTCGCGCCGATGACGCCACACATCACGGCGGAGTTGTGGGAGCGCCGCTACCCCGACTCGGCCCCTGTTCACTCGCAGCCCTGGCCCGCAGCTGATCCGGACATGGTCGCGGTCGAGCAGGTGACCATGATCGTCCAGGTGAACGGCAAGCTCAAAGATCGGCTGACTGTGGACGCCTCGATCGACGAGGCCGAGGCGATCCGCCTGGCTCTGTCGTCGCCGAAGGTCGCCGAGGCGCTGAAGGCTGCCGGACTCACCGAGCCAAAGCGGGTCATCGCCCGACCGCCGGCGCTGGTCAACGTCGTCATCTAGGACCCTGGCAGGTAGACGCCGGCGGGCCTTTCCAACCTTTAGTGGAATGCCTTGGGCGAGGGGCACCGCTTTGTGGAATGAAACGGGGGCCATGGAGCCGCCGGCCAGCGCTCGTGAGCACCGATATGCTCCGGTCATGAAAATCGACGGGGGGATCCGGCCAAACCTTCGCCACGCGGCAGCCGATGCGCAGAAGGCCGAACAAGCCGGGTACGACGCCGTGTGGACCGCTGAGACATCGCACGACCCGTTCCTGCCGCTGCTCCTGGCGGCGGAGCACACTGAGTCGATCGGTCTGGGAACGGCCATCACAGTCGCCTTTGCCCGCAATCCGATGACCACCGCGAACACGGCCTGGGACTTGAACAGTTACTCCAACGGGCGTTTCATGCTCGGCCTCGGATCCCAGATCAAAGCCCACATCGAGAAGCGGTTCTCGATGCCGTGGTCGCATCCCGCGCCTCGCATGAAGGAGTTCATTTCCGCCATGAGGGCAATCTGGGACTCTTGGCAGAACGGGACCAAGCTCGACTTTCGCGGCGACTTCTACAACCACACTCTGATGACACCATTTTTCAACCCAGGTCCCAGCGAGTACGGCACGCCGAGGGTGTTTCTCGCAGCTGTGGGCGAAGGTATGACACGAGTGGCCGGCGAGGTGGCCGACGGGATGCTGGTCCACGGGTTCACGACCGAGCGATACCTGCGCGAAAGGACATTGCCGGCGGTCCTCGAAGGGCTCGCGAGGTCGGGCCGTACGCGGGCCGAGTTCCAGCTCTCGTATCCGGCGTTTGTTGTCAGCGGCGAGACCGACGCGGACATGGAGGCGGCCGCCGGCGGGACGAGGAAGCAGATCGCCTTCTACGGATCAACGCCCGCGTACCGGCCGGTCCTGGAACTGCACGGCTGGGGTGATTTGCAGACGGAGTTGAACACGCTGTCCAAGCGGGGCGAGTGGGACGAGATGGGACGGTTGATCGATGATGACGTGCTGAACGCGTTCGCCGTCGTAGGTTCCGCGGACGAGGTACCGAAGCTGCTCAACGAACGATTCGGCGACGTCGTCGATCGGCTCAACTTCTACACGCCATACGAGGGGGCAGCGA comes from Acidimicrobiales bacterium and encodes:
- a CDS encoding LLM class F420-dependent oxidoreductase; its protein translation is MKIDGGIRPNLRHAAADAQKAEQAGYDAVWTAETSHDPFLPLLLAAEHTESIGLGTAITVAFARNPMTTANTAWDLNSYSNGRFMLGLGSQIKAHIEKRFSMPWSHPAPRMKEFISAMRAIWDSWQNGTKLDFRGDFYNHTLMTPFFNPGPSEYGTPRVFLAAVGEGMTRVAGEVADGMLVHGFTTERYLRERTLPAVLEGLARSGRTRAEFQLSYPAFVVSGETDADMEAAAGGTRKQIAFYGSTPAYRPVLELHGWGDLQTELNTLSKRGEWDEMGRLIDDDVLNAFAVVGSADEVPKLLNERFGDVVDRLNFYTPYEGAASATIPRVMAGLRSKG
- the leuS gene encoding leucine--tRNA ligase, which codes for MAEQYDPQAVESKWQRRWEEEGAYEVENDDPRPTQFVLCMYPYPSGPAHQGHVRNYTFGDLLVRHRTMQGYAVLSPIGFDSFGLPAENAAIKTGVHPRTFTEARIEELKASLKRLGASYDWRRELRSHDPLYMRWNQVIFQKFLDAGLAYRKNAPVNWCPGCHTVLANEQVLPDGTCERSGDLVVKRDLEQWFFKITAYADELLEAIDGLEWPERVKTMQRNWIGRSEGAEFDLRVDGRDDLRPIRVFTTRPDTGFGMTFVVLAPEHPLVSEITTDDHRGDVDAFVQRVSTESEIERQSSEGALEKRGVFTGAHAINPFNGKPVPIYLADYVLMTYGTGAIMAVPGEDQRDWDFATAYGLDIIPTVQRPEGWQGEAYTGDGPRINSEWLDGIVDTAEAKSRAIEWLESREIGARKVNYRLRDWLLSRQRYWGCPIPVIHCPTDGIVKVPENELPILLPDDVEFRPTGESPLRYHEAFLHTTCPTCGGPAERETDTMDTFVDSSWYFLRFCNPWTTDHAIDVEAARAWMPVDQYIGGIEHAILHLLYARFYTRALGDVGLSPREVREPFARLFTQGMITMDGSKMSKSKGNLVAPERYFNSVGADSLRLYHLFVGPPADDFDWSEQTDQMLEGCHRFLGRLWRLGLGGLEGAHVVDRDRQASDVELEKETHRLIDRMSADYERWSYNTAVARAMEFVNLVYKALQGTDGVARSVLDFAVDSLLLLLAPMTPHITAELWERRYPDSAPVHSQPWPAADPDMVAVEQVTMIVQVNGKLKDRLTVDASIDEAEAIRLALSSPKVAEALKAAGLTEPKRVIARPPALVNVVI